A genomic segment from Stenotrophomonas maltophilia encodes:
- a CDS encoding AAA family ATPase yields MPASSPNPSMLTDQLRQALREAQDQVNALVLGKVPEVRLAFVALLSGGHLLIEDLPGLGKTTLAHALASSLGLSFQRVQFTSDLLPADVLGVSVYEAGSRQFQFHPGPVFTHVLLADEINRAPPRTQSALLEAMAEQQVTLDGQTHPLPDPFFVIATQNPVDLSGTFPLPDSQLDRFLLRLAMGYPSAQAERELLRGSDRRDLIARAVPKLDDTQVRALREAVGQVHASDALIDYVQALLTRSRQHAGVRVGLSPRAGLALLRAARAHALLLGRGHVVPEDVQTLFVAVAGHRLVAEAESSSGPALARAILQTVAVD; encoded by the coding sequence GTGCTGGGCAAGGTGCCGGAAGTCAGGCTGGCCTTTGTCGCCCTGCTTTCCGGCGGCCACCTGCTCATCGAAGATCTGCCTGGCCTGGGAAAGACCACGCTGGCACATGCATTGGCCAGCAGCCTCGGCCTCAGCTTCCAGCGCGTGCAGTTCACCTCCGACCTGTTGCCGGCGGATGTACTGGGCGTTTCCGTGTACGAGGCCGGCAGCCGCCAGTTCCAGTTCCACCCGGGGCCGGTGTTCACCCACGTGCTGCTGGCCGATGAGATCAACCGCGCACCGCCGCGCACGCAGAGCGCGTTGCTGGAAGCGATGGCCGAGCAGCAGGTCACCCTGGATGGACAGACGCATCCGCTGCCCGACCCGTTCTTCGTGATCGCCACGCAGAACCCGGTCGATCTGTCCGGCACCTTCCCGTTGCCGGATTCGCAGCTGGATCGTTTCCTGCTGCGGCTGGCGATGGGCTACCCGAGCGCGCAGGCCGAGCGCGAGCTGCTGCGTGGCAGCGATCGCCGCGACCTGATCGCACGCGCCGTGCCGAAGCTGGACGACACCCAGGTGCGTGCGCTGCGTGAAGCGGTTGGCCAGGTGCATGCCAGCGACGCACTGATCGACTACGTGCAGGCACTGCTGACCCGCAGCCGCCAGCACGCCGGTGTACGCGTGGGCCTGTCACCGCGCGCCGGACTGGCCCTGCTGCGTGCCGCCAGGGCGCATGCACTGCTGCTCGGCCGCGGGCATGTGGTGCCCGAAGACGTGCAGACCCTGTTCGTGGCCGTGGCCGGCCACCGCCTGGTGGCCGAGGCCGAATCCAGCTCCGGGCCGGCACTGGCGCGGGCGATCCTGCAGACCGTCGCGGTGGACTGA
- a CDS encoding histidine triad nucleotide-binding protein — protein sequence MSNETLFSKIIRREIPATIVYEDDEVLGFKDIAPQAPVHVLFIPKNEIIPTLDDLQPSQAHLIGKLALAAAEYARREGFAQDGYRIVMNCREHAGQTVFHIHMHLLAGAPLGHFGTPGR from the coding sequence ATGAGCAACGAAACTCTCTTCAGCAAGATCATCCGTCGCGAGATCCCGGCCACCATCGTCTACGAGGACGACGAGGTGCTGGGCTTCAAGGACATCGCACCGCAGGCGCCGGTGCACGTGCTGTTCATTCCGAAGAACGAGATCATCCCGACCCTGGACGACCTGCAGCCGTCGCAGGCGCACCTGATCGGCAAGCTGGCCCTGGCCGCTGCCGAATACGCGCGCCGCGAGGGTTTCGCGCAGGACGGCTACCGCATCGTGATGAACTGCCGCGAGCATGCCGGGCAGACCGTGTTCCACATCCACATGCATCTGCTGGCGGGTGCGCCGCTGGGGCATTTCGGTACCCCGGGGCGTTGA
- a CDS encoding YbaB/EbfC family nucleoid-associated protein, with translation MRGNIAQLMQQAQKMQENLQKAQEEIAKIEVTGSAGGGMVSVTLTGAKECRKVRIDPSLASDPEMLEDLIAAAFNDASNKIDAESKSKMGSATAGMQLPPGMKLPF, from the coding sequence ATGCGCGGCAATATCGCCCAACTGATGCAGCAGGCCCAGAAGATGCAGGAAAACCTGCAGAAGGCCCAGGAAGAAATCGCCAAGATCGAAGTGACCGGCAGTGCCGGTGGCGGCATGGTCAGCGTGACCCTGACCGGCGCCAAGGAATGCCGCAAGGTGCGCATCGACCCGTCGCTGGCCAGTGACCCGGAGATGTTGGAAGACCTGATCGCCGCCGCCTTCAACGATGCGTCGAACAAGATCGATGCCGAGTCGAAGTCGAAGATGGGTTCGGCCACCGCCGGCATGCAGCTGCCGCCGGGCATGAAGCTGCCGTTCTGA
- a CDS encoding Slp family lipoprotein has product MNTKFLLTAVATLALSACATAPKPLQGQFSLVSPRDSVATQQVGTPVRWGGRIIETKPGQGETCFQMISRPLNASGRPNTTSSDASDGRFIACRAGFYDPAVFEAGRDVTFIGKIDGYQNTRIGEYDYRLPKLSADVIYLWPEQRQVDVVPYPYGPWGPGPYWGGYGRWGWW; this is encoded by the coding sequence ATGAACACCAAGTTCCTCCTCACCGCTGTGGCCACGCTGGCCCTGTCGGCCTGCGCCACGGCCCCCAAGCCGCTGCAGGGACAGTTCAGCCTGGTTTCCCCGCGCGACTCGGTCGCCACCCAGCAGGTCGGCACGCCGGTCCGTTGGGGCGGTCGCATCATCGAAACCAAGCCCGGCCAGGGCGAGACCTGCTTCCAGATGATCTCGCGCCCGCTCAACGCCAGTGGCCGCCCGAACACCACCTCGTCCGACGCCAGCGACGGCCGCTTCATTGCCTGCCGCGCCGGTTTCTACGACCCGGCCGTGTTTGAAGCCGGCCGCGACGTGACCTTCATCGGCAAGATCGACGGCTACCAGAACACCCGCATCGGCGAGTACGACTATCGCCTGCCGAAGCTGTCGGCCGATGTGATCTACCTGTGGCCGGAACAGCGCCAGGTCGATGTGGTGCCCTACCCCTATGGCCCGTGGGGCCCGGGCCCGTACTGGGGTGGCTACGGCCGTTGGGGCTGGTGGTGA
- a CDS encoding transglutaminase TgpA family protein has product MTEPAVLLDRNARSWTLASAALALLPLLLQLPPVLAIVIAIAAVLTAALSWRRVLPMPVRLLLVLAMLATIVWQMGMVRPGRDTGCALLAAMLAIKSSELRSLRDARSLLGFALFSPFAAFLLDQGPLTTGLAALAAVAALLALQRLAQDEGHSPRLPLHGQLRGVGRLLGIGLPLALACFWLFPRLSTPLWGVPERAVGTPGLADSMAPDQWLDLMADDTPALRVQFFGAVPEPAQRYWRGPVLTSFDGHRWSRDRATARRPAPVVEAAAQGWDYQIDYEPTDRRLLVALDLPSRAPEGSSFDADMSLRSDRTLSALSRWRLHSAPPQRFDTDLSPYLRRAALQIPPGFNPRTAQLAQQWRQEAGDDDEAIVRRALQWITRDFSYTLETPVAGRDPVDDFLFNYKAGFCQHFSSAFVVLMRNAGIPARVVTGFAGGTRNRIGDYWVVRRMDAHAWAEVWLPQRGWVRVDPTAAVAPERILDTLDDRLQAGTETPLQQRWLQLGQMGDWLRRGWNDLVLSFDARRQQQLLKPFGMDDLGPAQLVTGFVAAALLALAWMAWLLARGERERDPLLRAWHRLGRRYARLGLARAPHETARDWSRRVHAQRPDPALLALSQRFADARYAGTCTDLASLLRDLRRHRPTSGASP; this is encoded by the coding sequence ATGACTGAGCCTGCCGTCCTGCTCGATCGCAACGCCCGAAGCTGGACCCTGGCCAGCGCAGCGCTGGCGCTGCTGCCACTGCTGCTGCAGCTGCCGCCGGTGCTGGCCATCGTGATCGCGATCGCCGCCGTGCTGACCGCTGCGCTTTCGTGGCGGCGGGTGCTGCCGATGCCGGTTCGCCTGCTGCTGGTGTTGGCCATGCTGGCCACCATCGTCTGGCAGATGGGCATGGTGCGGCCGGGCCGCGATACCGGCTGTGCCCTGCTGGCGGCGATGCTGGCGATCAAGTCCAGCGAACTGCGCAGCCTGCGCGATGCACGCAGCCTGCTGGGATTCGCGCTGTTCTCGCCGTTCGCGGCCTTCCTGCTCGACCAGGGACCGCTGACCACCGGACTGGCGGCGCTGGCCGCGGTTGCCGCACTGCTGGCGCTGCAACGCCTGGCCCAGGACGAGGGCCACAGCCCTCGCCTGCCGCTGCACGGGCAACTGCGTGGTGTCGGCCGATTGCTGGGCATCGGCCTGCCGCTGGCCCTGGCCTGCTTCTGGCTGTTCCCGCGCTTGTCCACGCCGTTGTGGGGCGTACCCGAGCGAGCGGTAGGTACACCGGGCCTGGCTGACAGCATGGCGCCGGACCAATGGCTGGACCTGATGGCCGACGACACCCCGGCGCTGCGCGTGCAGTTTTTCGGTGCGGTGCCCGAGCCCGCGCAGCGCTACTGGCGCGGCCCGGTGCTGACGTCGTTCGACGGCCACCGCTGGAGCCGCGATCGCGCGACGGCCCGGCGCCCCGCCCCGGTGGTCGAAGCTGCCGCACAGGGATGGGACTACCAGATCGACTACGAGCCCACCGACCGTCGCCTGCTGGTGGCGCTGGACCTGCCCAGCCGCGCACCGGAGGGCAGCAGCTTTGATGCGGACATGAGCCTGCGCAGCGACCGCACGCTGTCCGCGCTCAGCCGCTGGCGGTTGCATTCGGCACCTCCGCAACGGTTCGACACCGATCTGTCCCCCTACCTGCGCCGCGCCGCGCTGCAGATTCCGCCCGGCTTCAATCCGCGCACCGCCCAGCTCGCACAGCAATGGCGGCAGGAGGCTGGCGACGACGACGAGGCCATCGTCCGCCGTGCGCTGCAATGGATCACCCGCGACTTCTCCTACACGCTGGAAACGCCGGTGGCGGGACGGGATCCGGTCGACGATTTCCTGTTCAACTACAAGGCAGGCTTCTGCCAGCACTTCAGCTCGGCCTTCGTGGTGCTGATGCGCAACGCCGGCATTCCGGCCCGGGTGGTGACCGGCTTCGCGGGTGGCACCCGCAACCGCATCGGCGACTACTGGGTGGTGCGGCGCATGGATGCCCACGCCTGGGCCGAAGTCTGGCTGCCGCAGCGCGGCTGGGTCCGGGTCGACCCGACTGCGGCCGTGGCGCCGGAACGCATCCTGGACACGCTGGACGACCGCCTGCAGGCCGGCACGGAGACCCCGCTGCAGCAGCGCTGGCTGCAGCTGGGGCAGATGGGCGACTGGCTGCGCCGCGGCTGGAACGACCTGGTGCTGTCCTTCGACGCACGCCGCCAGCAGCAACTGCTGAAGCCGTTCGGGATGGATGATCTCGGGCCGGCGCAGCTGGTGACCGGCTTCGTGGCCGCCGCCCTGCTGGCACTGGCGTGGATGGCCTGGTTACTGGCCCGCGGCGAGCGCGAGCGCGACCCGCTGCTGCGCGCCTGGCACCGGCTCGGGCGGCGGTATGCGCGCCTTGGCCTGGCCCGCGCGCCCCACGAGACCGCACGCGACTGGTCTCGACGGGTACACGCCCAGCGCCCTGATCCAGCCCTGCTCGCACTCAGCCAGCGTTTCGCCGACGCGCGTTACGCTGGAACTTGCACCGACCTCGCTTCATTATTGCGGGACCTGCGCAGGCATCGCCCGACTTCCGGAGCCTCCCCATGA
- the recR gene encoding recombination mediator RecR, with the protein MSAPLLEQLIDALRVLPGVGQKTAQRMAYHLLEREREGGQRLSEALALAVERIGHCAQCRDFSETELCPTCANSSRERSQLCVVESPADRLAIENATGFRGVYFVLQGRLSPLDGIGPRELGLEQLEQRLAEGEVQELIIATSATVEGEATAHYLAQLARARKVQPSRLAQGLPLGGELEYVDRGTLSHAFGTRSEFRD; encoded by the coding sequence GTGTCCGCACCCCTGCTTGAACAATTGATCGACGCACTGCGGGTGCTGCCTGGCGTCGGCCAGAAGACCGCACAGCGCATGGCCTACCACCTGCTCGAGCGCGAGCGCGAAGGTGGCCAGCGACTGTCCGAAGCCCTGGCGTTGGCGGTGGAGCGCATCGGCCACTGTGCGCAATGCCGCGACTTCAGCGAAACCGAGCTGTGCCCGACCTGTGCCAACAGCAGCCGCGAGCGCAGCCAGCTGTGCGTGGTCGAATCGCCGGCCGACCGACTGGCCATCGAGAACGCCACCGGCTTCCGCGGTGTCTACTTCGTGCTGCAGGGCCGGCTGTCGCCGCTCGATGGCATCGGCCCGCGTGAGCTGGGCCTGGAACAGCTGGAGCAGCGGCTGGCCGAGGGCGAGGTGCAGGAGCTGATCATCGCCACCAGTGCCACCGTCGAAGGCGAAGCCACCGCGCATTACCTCGCGCAGCTGGCACGCGCGCGCAAGGTGCAGCCCAGCCGGCTGGCGCAGGGCCTGCCGCTCGGCGGCGAGCTTGAATACGTTGACCGCGGCACGCTGTCGCACGCGTTCGGAACGCGCAGCGAATTCCGCGATTGA
- a CDS encoding DUF58 domain-containing protein: MQLLARPRRPEALPQRLDRHRIYVLPTRFGLFVATLLSAMLLGALNYNNNPALLLALLLAAAAIASAIAAHLQLSGIQIDAISAEPVPAGHPLRLRVDLSLRDPRARHGLHLQLGASETWVTLPAHGRGEVELDVPSERRGWLELPRIRLSSTQPLGLVRAWSWVWPEQPLLVYPLAEALAPSLPESGSDPLHTRAHASGDELHQLRPYRAGDAPRSIAWKHSARRDSLLVREYEKPIGIEVVLDWRTLAPLGHEARIARLARWVDMAEREGRRYTLLLPAHPPFGPGQGASHHHLCLRALALMPHD; encoded by the coding sequence ATGCAGCTGCTGGCACGCCCACGCAGGCCCGAAGCCTTGCCGCAGCGACTGGATCGCCATCGCATCTATGTACTGCCGACCCGCTTCGGCCTGTTCGTCGCCACCCTGCTGTCGGCGATGCTGCTGGGCGCATTGAACTACAACAACAACCCGGCCCTGCTGCTGGCCCTGTTGCTGGCCGCCGCGGCGATCGCCAGCGCCATCGCCGCGCACCTGCAGCTGTCCGGCATACAGATCGATGCAATCTCCGCCGAACCGGTACCGGCCGGGCATCCCCTGCGCCTGCGCGTGGACCTTTCGCTGCGCGACCCGCGCGCGCGCCATGGGCTGCACCTCCAGTTGGGCGCAAGCGAGACCTGGGTGACACTGCCTGCACACGGTCGCGGCGAAGTGGAACTGGATGTCCCCAGCGAGCGCCGCGGCTGGCTGGAACTGCCCCGCATCCGCCTGTCGAGCACGCAGCCGCTGGGGCTGGTGCGGGCATGGTCGTGGGTGTGGCCGGAGCAGCCACTGCTGGTCTATCCACTTGCCGAGGCACTGGCACCGTCGCTTCCGGAAAGTGGCAGCGATCCACTGCACACCCGCGCCCATGCCAGTGGCGATGAGCTGCACCAGCTGCGCCCCTATCGTGCCGGCGACGCCCCGCGCAGCATTGCCTGGAAACACTCGGCACGCCGCGACAGCCTGCTGGTACGCGAGTACGAGAAGCCGATCGGCATCGAAGTGGTACTGGACTGGCGCACGCTGGCACCGTTGGGCCATGAAGCGCGCATCGCGCGGCTGGCACGCTGGGTCGACATGGCCGAACGCGAAGGCCGTCGCTACACGCTGCTGCTTCCGGCCCATCCACCGTTCGGCCCCGGCCAGGGCGCCAGCCACCACCATCTGTGCCTGCGCGCACTGGCGTTGATGCCCCATGACTGA